A genome region from Schistocerca americana isolate TAMUIC-IGC-003095 chromosome 1, iqSchAmer2.1, whole genome shotgun sequence includes the following:
- the LOC124593727 gene encoding odorant receptor 43a-like — protein sequence MCLLLVKNIQHHQVIIRSVLLLQNIMSESISILLFVNMVDLCACIFVSAVLLQRDGNVTKALKTLSVIPPLLFETGIYCIFGQILTDQSEKLSDSAISCGWVDCNERFKRDFLVFLISTSKPLEITVGKMSKLSKQMFVQVLNGSYGLLNLLYHFQSTE from the exons GTCTGTACTCCTCTTGCAGAACATAATGAGCGAGTCAATTTCAATCCTCCTTTTCGTCAATATGGTTGATCTGTGTGCCTGCATATTTGTGAGTGCTGTG CTGTTGCAGAGAGACGGGAACGTGACAAAGGCGCTGAAGACACTGTCGGTGATACCTCCTCTCTTGTTCGAAACAGGCATCTACTGTATCTTCGGTCAAATCCTTACTGATCAG AGTGAAAAACTGTCCGACTCTGCCATCAGCTGTGGATGGGTCGACTGCAATGAGCGATTCAAGCGTGATTTCCTGGTTTTCCTCATATCCACTAGCAAGCCTTTGGAAATCACGGTGGGCAAGATGAGCAAGTTATCTAAGCAAATGTTTGTGCAG GTGCTGAATGGATCATATGGACTGCTGAATTTGCTCTATCACTTTCAAAGCACTGAGTAA